A window of Apodemus sylvaticus chromosome 9, mApoSyl1.1, whole genome shotgun sequence contains these coding sequences:
- the Gpr55 gene encoding G-protein coupled receptor 55 isoform X3 has product MSRSERDNCSFDSVDKLTSTLQLAVHIPTFLLGLVLNLLAIRGFGAFLKKRQLEYAATSIYMINLAVFDLLLVLSLPFKMVLPQVESPWLALCTLVECLYFISMYGSVFTICFISLDRFLAIQYPILASHLRSPRKTFGICCIIWTLVWIGSIPIYTFHREVEKYKCFHNMSDGTWSARVFFPLEIFGFLLPMGIMGFCSYRSIHILLRRPDNTEDWVQKRACIWTIATNLIIFVVSFLPVHLGLFLQYLVRNRFILDCRAKQDISLFLQLSLCFSNINCCLDVFCYYFVIKEFRMGIKAHLPVAVQLVSQDTMVSRG; this is encoded by the coding sequence ATGAGCCGGTCGGAGAGGGACAACTGCTCCTTTGATTCCGTGGATAAGCTGACCAGTACCTTGCAGCTAGCAGTCCACATCCCCACCTTCCTCCTTGGCCTGGTCCTCAACCTCCTGGCCATCCGAGGCTTCGGGGCCTTCCTGAAGAAGAGGCAACTGGAATACGCCGCCACTTCTATCTACATGATCAACTTGGCTGTCTTCGACTTACTGCTGGTGCTCTCCCTCCCGTTCAAGATGGTCCTGCCGCAAGTGGAGTCCCCGTGGCTGGCCTTGTGCACTCTGGTGGAGTGCCTCTACTTCATCAGCATGTACGGGAGTGTCTTCACCATCTGCTTCATCAGCCTGGACAGGTTCCTGGCCATCCAGTACCCGATCCTGGCCAGCCACCTCCGGTCCCCCAGGAAGACCTTTGGGATCTGCTGCATCATCTGGACGCTGGTCTGGATCGGAAGCATCCCAATCTATACGTTCCACAGGGAAGTGGAGAAGTACAAGTGCTTCCACAACATGTCTGACGGCACCTGGAGTGCCAGGGTCTTCTTCCCCCTGGAGATCTTTGGCTTCCTCCTTCCCATGGGCATCATGGGCTTCTGTTCCTACAGGAGTATTCACATTCTGCTGCGCCGTCCAGACAACACTGAGGACTGGGTTCAAAAGAGAGCCTGCATCTGGACCATTGCTACCAATCTCATCATCTTCGTGGTCTCCTTTCTCCCAGTGCACTTGGGTTTGTTCCTGCAGTATCTGGTGAGGAACCGCTTTATCTTGGATTGCAGAGCGAAACAGGACATCAGCTTGTTCCTGCagttgtctctgtgtttctccaACATCAACTGCTGCCTTGATGTTTTCTGCTACTACTTTGTCATCAAAGAATTTCGCATGGGCATCAAGGCCCACCTGCCTGTCGCGGTCCAGCTGGTCAGCCAGGATACCATGGTCTCCAGGGGTTAA
- the Gpr55 gene encoding G-protein coupled receptor 55 isoform X1, with amino-acid sequence MTPQNLISCSGLPTGKTMSRSERDNCSFDSVDKLTSTLQLAVHIPTFLLGLVLNLLAIRGFGAFLKKRQLEYAATSIYMINLAVFDLLLVLSLPFKMVLPQVESPWLALCTLVECLYFISMYGSVFTICFISLDRFLAIQYPILASHLRSPRKTFGICCIIWTLVWIGSIPIYTFHREVEKYKCFHNMSDGTWSARVFFPLEIFGFLLPMGIMGFCSYRSIHILLRRPDNTEDWVQKRACIWTIATNLIIFVVSFLPVHLGLFLQYLVRNRFILDCRAKQDISLFLQLSLCFSNINCCLDVFCYYFVIKEFRMGIKAHLPVAVQLVSQDTMVSRG; translated from the coding sequence GCAAAACCATGAGCCGGTCGGAGAGGGACAACTGCTCCTTTGATTCCGTGGATAAGCTGACCAGTACCTTGCAGCTAGCAGTCCACATCCCCACCTTCCTCCTTGGCCTGGTCCTCAACCTCCTGGCCATCCGAGGCTTCGGGGCCTTCCTGAAGAAGAGGCAACTGGAATACGCCGCCACTTCTATCTACATGATCAACTTGGCTGTCTTCGACTTACTGCTGGTGCTCTCCCTCCCGTTCAAGATGGTCCTGCCGCAAGTGGAGTCCCCGTGGCTGGCCTTGTGCACTCTGGTGGAGTGCCTCTACTTCATCAGCATGTACGGGAGTGTCTTCACCATCTGCTTCATCAGCCTGGACAGGTTCCTGGCCATCCAGTACCCGATCCTGGCCAGCCACCTCCGGTCCCCCAGGAAGACCTTTGGGATCTGCTGCATCATCTGGACGCTGGTCTGGATCGGAAGCATCCCAATCTATACGTTCCACAGGGAAGTGGAGAAGTACAAGTGCTTCCACAACATGTCTGACGGCACCTGGAGTGCCAGGGTCTTCTTCCCCCTGGAGATCTTTGGCTTCCTCCTTCCCATGGGCATCATGGGCTTCTGTTCCTACAGGAGTATTCACATTCTGCTGCGCCGTCCAGACAACACTGAGGACTGGGTTCAAAAGAGAGCCTGCATCTGGACCATTGCTACCAATCTCATCATCTTCGTGGTCTCCTTTCTCCCAGTGCACTTGGGTTTGTTCCTGCAGTATCTGGTGAGGAACCGCTTTATCTTGGATTGCAGAGCGAAACAGGACATCAGCTTGTTCCTGCagttgtctctgtgtttctccaACATCAACTGCTGCCTTGATGTTTTCTGCTACTACTTTGTCATCAAAGAATTTCGCATGGGCATCAAGGCCCACCTGCCTGTCGCGGTCCAGCTGGTCAGCCAGGATACCATGGTCTCCAGGGGTTAA
- the Gpr55 gene encoding G-protein coupled receptor 55 isoform X2, which produces MPGALDKVGGKTMSRSERDNCSFDSVDKLTSTLQLAVHIPTFLLGLVLNLLAIRGFGAFLKKRQLEYAATSIYMINLAVFDLLLVLSLPFKMVLPQVESPWLALCTLVECLYFISMYGSVFTICFISLDRFLAIQYPILASHLRSPRKTFGICCIIWTLVWIGSIPIYTFHREVEKYKCFHNMSDGTWSARVFFPLEIFGFLLPMGIMGFCSYRSIHILLRRPDNTEDWVQKRACIWTIATNLIIFVVSFLPVHLGLFLQYLVRNRFILDCRAKQDISLFLQLSLCFSNINCCLDVFCYYFVIKEFRMGIKAHLPVAVQLVSQDTMVSRG; this is translated from the coding sequence GCAAAACCATGAGCCGGTCGGAGAGGGACAACTGCTCCTTTGATTCCGTGGATAAGCTGACCAGTACCTTGCAGCTAGCAGTCCACATCCCCACCTTCCTCCTTGGCCTGGTCCTCAACCTCCTGGCCATCCGAGGCTTCGGGGCCTTCCTGAAGAAGAGGCAACTGGAATACGCCGCCACTTCTATCTACATGATCAACTTGGCTGTCTTCGACTTACTGCTGGTGCTCTCCCTCCCGTTCAAGATGGTCCTGCCGCAAGTGGAGTCCCCGTGGCTGGCCTTGTGCACTCTGGTGGAGTGCCTCTACTTCATCAGCATGTACGGGAGTGTCTTCACCATCTGCTTCATCAGCCTGGACAGGTTCCTGGCCATCCAGTACCCGATCCTGGCCAGCCACCTCCGGTCCCCCAGGAAGACCTTTGGGATCTGCTGCATCATCTGGACGCTGGTCTGGATCGGAAGCATCCCAATCTATACGTTCCACAGGGAAGTGGAGAAGTACAAGTGCTTCCACAACATGTCTGACGGCACCTGGAGTGCCAGGGTCTTCTTCCCCCTGGAGATCTTTGGCTTCCTCCTTCCCATGGGCATCATGGGCTTCTGTTCCTACAGGAGTATTCACATTCTGCTGCGCCGTCCAGACAACACTGAGGACTGGGTTCAAAAGAGAGCCTGCATCTGGACCATTGCTACCAATCTCATCATCTTCGTGGTCTCCTTTCTCCCAGTGCACTTGGGTTTGTTCCTGCAGTATCTGGTGAGGAACCGCTTTATCTTGGATTGCAGAGCGAAACAGGACATCAGCTTGTTCCTGCagttgtctctgtgtttctccaACATCAACTGCTGCCTTGATGTTTTCTGCTACTACTTTGTCATCAAAGAATTTCGCATGGGCATCAAGGCCCACCTGCCTGTCGCGGTCCAGCTGGTCAGCCAGGATACCATGGTCTCCAGGGGTTAA